From Rhizobium sp. BT03, one genomic window encodes:
- a CDS encoding class I SAM-dependent methyltransferase — MPVSSAALADTQRTIDSYEDCADEYSRIVDPFPAPGLEAALRQVAIAAGKGGRVLEIGSGPGWDADFLETQGVSVRRTDATRRFLELQAARGKKGEFLNVITDDLGGPYDAVIALCVLIHVPRDQTGQILEKIAAALRPGGVFLVTMRDGDGETSGAYHMTYWRRDDFALCIKAAGLDLEWDAYRVSRNDEAWNTFYARRPG, encoded by the coding sequence ATGCCCGTCTCTTCCGCCGCCTTGGCCGATACCCAACGCACGATCGATTCCTATGAGGATTGTGCCGATGAATATAGCCGCATCGTTGATCCCTTTCCCGCGCCCGGTCTGGAGGCGGCCTTGCGTCAGGTCGCCATCGCCGCCGGCAAAGGCGGCCGCGTCCTTGAGATCGGATCGGGGCCCGGGTGGGATGCGGATTTCCTGGAGACACAGGGCGTTTCGGTAAGGCGAACCGATGCCACGCGGCGGTTTCTCGAGCTGCAGGCAGCGCGCGGCAAGAAAGGCGAGTTCCTCAACGTCATCACCGACGACCTCGGCGGCCCTTACGATGCGGTGATCGCTCTCTGTGTCCTCATCCACGTGCCTCGCGACCAGACCGGCCAGATCCTCGAAAAAATCGCCGCCGCGCTGCGCCCCGGCGGCGTCTTCCTGGTGACGATGCGGGATGGAGACGGGGAAACGAGCGGCGCCTACCATATGACCTATTGGCGCCGGGACGACTTCGCGCTGTGCATCAAAGCGGCCGGCCTTGATCTCGAATGGGACGCCTACCGCGTGAGCCGCAACGACGAAGCCTGGAACACCTTTTATGCTCGACGGCCGGGTTGA
- a CDS encoding AAA family ATPase gives MSASLRRSLFSGRVAELDAMDSAFRDVSGGRQRSILLGAEAGGGKSRLVEEFADRLSGRAVVLKGGCIEQRDSALPYAPVTAVLHDLVQLRGGTAARSLVGAECARELAWLLPELGETSERFDAGIARARLFEALRKLFEELAREMPLVVVVEDIHWADQATCDLLRFLTARLKKIRLMLIVTYRPEETSGSNALRTTIADLSLSEGAELLKLPRLKRAEVAAQLEGLLGHPPTPAVVNEVHARSCGIPLFTEALIDASGSLRTDFPGSLNDYLLKAAREMPASTAELLKVMALGGPHITHALLRSVTEKSDLELAELLRPAISAGILVPDGDGYAFRHALIHEAVRSDLIAGERMAIHRAYAEVLERGPLPSYRVWHSVALARHWHGAGQAESCLRWAWHSAVEAAATFAYADQMEMLKLVLAAWPDVDHAADLIGADHCSVLELAADAACWAAEAEQGLAFVERALAEVDAERDSEQLAALLLQRAVMRQHTLIPGEIADLERALDHAVDPTRLRADGLGQFSRALILRGEFDRARLLGAELKDLAERLDDEEYRIEALIIAASVDMASDSSRIDGFWSVAKRAGQASIGRVEVLAGAALLQALLETGDYAEIIDIGPAIFARTVEFGQARYIGAIVGSPLCCALLAVGRVSEAIETCERMAALDPLPLGLVHVFECQAEIALILGDPDRIAAAASSLRALPPGPQVASRMAANLLRFDIESRALAGDMEQSAVLIRSAASHFNKHGGVSWPLLASAMRVAVDTSRKDVARQLADLAARIPCRNAVEEAERLNLSAEISRASVSDLGAWEAAAQSWADLNQPFRQAYALMQAGSATVNAGKRASGGGHFRQAAELAQSTGARLLCNQIETLAAKARIDLRGGKEGSPPKAPLGLTDREFEVLRLVAAGQSNRQIADNLFISSKTASVHVSNILSKLAVPSRGAAAAMAHRLRMVDPA, from the coding sequence GTGTCGGCATCCCTCAGAAGATCCCTGTTCTCAGGCCGTGTCGCCGAACTCGATGCGATGGATAGCGCGTTCCGGGACGTCTCCGGCGGCCGGCAACGCTCCATTCTTCTCGGGGCGGAAGCAGGCGGCGGCAAGAGCCGGCTGGTAGAAGAATTCGCCGACCGACTGTCGGGCCGGGCCGTCGTCCTGAAGGGCGGCTGCATCGAGCAGCGGGATTCGGCACTGCCCTATGCGCCGGTCACCGCCGTGCTGCATGACCTGGTTCAGTTGCGCGGCGGGACGGCCGCCAGATCGCTTGTCGGCGCCGAGTGTGCGCGCGAGCTGGCATGGCTTCTTCCCGAACTCGGCGAGACCTCTGAAAGGTTCGATGCGGGCATCGCAAGAGCGCGGCTGTTCGAGGCGCTGCGAAAATTGTTCGAAGAGCTCGCCCGGGAGATGCCGCTCGTCGTGGTCGTCGAGGACATTCACTGGGCCGACCAGGCCACATGCGATCTGCTTCGCTTCCTCACGGCGCGGCTGAAGAAAATTCGGCTGATGCTGATCGTCACCTACCGACCCGAGGAAACCAGCGGCAGCAACGCACTGCGGACGACCATCGCCGACCTCTCGCTTTCCGAGGGTGCCGAGCTGTTGAAGCTTCCCCGCCTGAAGCGCGCCGAGGTCGCAGCACAACTCGAGGGGCTGCTCGGGCACCCGCCGACACCCGCTGTCGTCAATGAGGTCCATGCGCGGAGCTGCGGGATCCCGCTTTTCACCGAGGCGCTCATCGATGCGAGCGGAAGCTTGCGGACGGATTTTCCTGGCTCGCTCAACGACTATCTGCTGAAAGCCGCCAGGGAGATGCCGGCGTCGACGGCAGAACTCTTGAAGGTGATGGCGCTTGGCGGCCCGCATATCACGCATGCGCTTCTTCGCAGCGTGACTGAGAAGTCCGACCTCGAACTGGCAGAATTGCTGCGGCCTGCGATTTCGGCCGGGATCCTGGTGCCGGATGGCGACGGATATGCCTTCCGCCACGCCCTTATCCACGAGGCGGTGCGGAGTGACCTGATCGCCGGCGAAAGGATGGCCATCCATCGCGCCTATGCCGAGGTACTCGAACGCGGCCCGCTTCCAAGCTACCGGGTTTGGCATTCCGTTGCGCTCGCCCGCCACTGGCACGGCGCCGGCCAGGCCGAATCTTGCCTGCGATGGGCCTGGCATTCTGCCGTAGAAGCCGCCGCCACCTTCGCCTATGCGGATCAGATGGAGATGCTGAAGCTCGTGCTGGCGGCGTGGCCCGACGTCGATCATGCGGCCGATCTGATCGGCGCGGATCACTGCAGCGTGTTGGAGCTGGCTGCCGATGCAGCCTGCTGGGCGGCGGAAGCCGAACAGGGGCTGGCCTTCGTCGAACGTGCCCTCGCCGAAGTGGATGCCGAGCGCGACAGCGAACAGCTGGCAGCCCTTCTTCTGCAGCGCGCGGTGATGCGTCAGCACACGCTCATCCCAGGCGAGATCGCCGATCTGGAACGAGCGCTCGATCATGCGGTCGATCCCACAAGGCTGCGCGCGGACGGACTGGGGCAGTTTTCCCGGGCGCTGATCTTGCGGGGAGAATTCGATCGCGCCAGGCTCCTGGGCGCCGAACTGAAGGATCTGGCGGAGAGGCTCGATGACGAGGAATACCGTATCGAGGCGCTGATCATCGCGGCATCCGTGGACATGGCCTCGGACAGTTCTCGCATCGATGGCTTTTGGAGCGTGGCTAAGCGCGCCGGGCAAGCCTCCATCGGCCGCGTCGAGGTGCTGGCGGGCGCAGCCCTGCTGCAGGCCCTGCTCGAGACCGGAGACTATGCTGAGATCATCGACATCGGACCGGCGATCTTTGCGCGGACCGTCGAGTTCGGCCAGGCCCGGTATATCGGAGCCATCGTGGGTTCGCCTTTGTGCTGCGCCTTGCTCGCCGTCGGCCGCGTTTCGGAAGCCATTGAGACATGCGAACGGATGGCGGCATTGGATCCGCTGCCGCTGGGGCTGGTTCATGTTTTCGAATGCCAGGCGGAGATCGCCCTGATCTTGGGGGATCCGGATCGCATCGCCGCGGCGGCAAGCTCCTTGCGCGCTCTGCCACCCGGCCCTCAGGTCGCGAGCCGCATGGCGGCCAATCTTTTGAGATTCGACATCGAAAGCCGCGCGCTGGCGGGCGACATGGAGCAGTCTGCGGTCCTGATAAGATCGGCTGCGAGCCATTTCAACAAACACGGGGGCGTCTCTTGGCCGCTCTTGGCCTCGGCCATGCGCGTCGCCGTCGATACGAGCCGGAAAGATGTCGCCCGGCAGCTCGCAGACCTTGCCGCTCGGATCCCGTGCCGCAACGCGGTGGAGGAAGCCGAGAGGCTCAACCTCTCGGCCGAGATATCGCGCGCGTCGGTTTCCGACCTCGGCGCCTGGGAAGCGGCTGCCCAAAGCTGGGCGGATTTGAACCAGCCCTTTCGACAGGCATATGCCCTTATGCAGGCCGGGAGCGCTACGGTGAATGCCGGCAAGCGCGCCAGCGGCGGGGGCCATTTCAGGCAAGCTGCGGAGCTTGCCCAGTCGACCGGCGCCCGCCTTCTCTGCAATCAGATCGAGACGCTGGCTGCAAAGGCCCGCATTGATCTGCGAGGCGGGAAAGAGGGCAGTCCGCCGAAGGCGCCGCTTGGCCTGACGGATCGGGAATTCGAGGTGCTCCGGCTCGTCGCCGCCGGACAAAGCAATCGGCAGATCGCCGATAATCTGTTCATTTCCTCGAAAACGGCGAGCGTCCATGTCTCCAACATCTTGAGTAAACTCGCCGTCCCCAGCCGTGGCGCCGCCGCCGCCATGGCCCATCGGCTCCGGATGGTTGATCCCGCGTAG
- a CDS encoding alpha/beta fold hydrolase: protein MTERIIKFDDVEIATQAFGNPAHEPILLIMGAMASMLWWPDEFCHKLAARKYYVIRYDNRDTGRSTIYEPGEPPYTMDDMAADAIRVLDGYGIDRVNLIGMSLGGTIAQIAALSHPERVKTLTLMSTTPMGIDTSALPHTADAYMAHAATGETVDWTDNAEVIEFLVKDTRMIAGVAHPYDEHQARAFVERDVKRAKNFVSATNHFMLRGGLALKGKLAELAAPLLVIHGTADPIYPVEHGELLAKTVRGAKLVRLEGGGHEIHPDDWEEIISAIDAHLR, encoded by the coding sequence ATGACTGAACGCATTATCAAGTTTGACGACGTCGAGATCGCCACGCAGGCATTTGGCAACCCGGCGCATGAGCCGATCCTGTTGATCATGGGCGCGATGGCGTCGATGCTGTGGTGGCCGGACGAGTTCTGCCATAAGCTTGCCGCTCGGAAATATTATGTCATCCGCTACGACAATCGAGACACCGGCCGTTCGACGATCTATGAGCCGGGGGAACCGCCCTACACCATGGACGACATGGCTGCGGATGCCATCAGGGTACTCGATGGCTACGGCATTGACCGCGTCAATCTGATCGGAATGTCGCTGGGCGGCACGATTGCCCAGATCGCAGCGCTCTCGCATCCCGAACGCGTCAAGACGTTGACGCTGATGTCCACAACGCCGATGGGTATCGATACAAGCGCCCTGCCGCATACCGCTGACGCCTACATGGCGCACGCCGCGACGGGCGAGACCGTCGACTGGACAGACAATGCCGAGGTGATCGAATTTCTTGTCAAAGACACCCGGATGATCGCCGGCGTGGCGCACCCTTACGACGAACACCAGGCGCGCGCCTTTGTTGAACGGGATGTCAAGCGGGCGAAAAACTTCGTCAGTGCCACCAATCATTTCATGCTGAGGGGCGGCCTGGCCCTGAAAGGAAAATTGGCTGAACTGGCCGCGCCCCTCCTTGTCATCCACGGAACGGCCGACCCGATTTATCCAGTTGAGCACGGCGAACTGCTGGCAAAAACCGTTCGGGGCGCGAAGCTTGTCCGGCTCGAAGGCGGCGGCCACGAAATTCATCCCGACGATTGGGAAGAAATCATTTCCGCTATCGACGCCCATTTGCGGTGA
- a CDS encoding ABC transporter ATP-binding protein: MIRIDNLTIRFGHGQRPVVRDVNLTVERGTAFGLVGESGCGKSTVLRALSGLNANYDGHIELQGEALQRQRSRPFYRRVQMVFQDPYGSLHPRKTIRSQLKEPLRNQGLDTNSVDVSAVLRSVGLDPALSYRFPHQLSGGQRQRVAIARALMLDPDVLLLDEPTSALDVSVQAEILNLLQDLRKERGLTYLLVSHDLAVVSHMCSRVAIMEAGEIVEQVDIEALRRGAVEHPYSQRLLRASRMYGRA, translated from the coding sequence ATGATCCGGATCGACAATCTCACCATCCGTTTCGGACATGGCCAGCGCCCTGTCGTCAGAGACGTCAACCTCACCGTCGAAAGGGGGACGGCATTCGGCCTGGTCGGCGAGTCCGGCTGCGGCAAATCCACGGTTCTCCGTGCGCTCTCCGGCCTCAACGCCAATTATGACGGTCACATCGAACTCCAGGGCGAGGCGCTGCAGCGCCAGCGCAGCCGGCCGTTCTATCGGCGGGTGCAGATGGTGTTTCAGGATCCCTACGGATCGCTCCATCCGCGCAAGACCATCCGCTCACAATTGAAGGAGCCGCTGCGCAATCAGGGGCTCGACACCAATTCGGTCGACGTCAGCGCCGTGCTGAGATCGGTTGGCCTCGATCCGGCGCTAAGCTATAGGTTTCCGCATCAGCTCTCCGGCGGCCAGCGCCAGCGCGTGGCGATCGCCCGCGCCTTGATGCTGGACCCCGACGTCCTGCTGCTGGACGAGCCGACATCGGCACTCGACGTCTCGGTGCAAGCCGAAATCCTCAATCTCCTGCAGGATCTGCGCAAGGAGCGCGGTCTCACCTATCTGCTCGTCAGCCACGATCTCGCCGTCGTCTCCCACATGTGCAGCCGCGTGGCCATCATGGAAGCCGGCGAGATCGTCGAACAGGTCGATATCGAGGCCTTGCGAAGAGGCGCGGTCGAACATCCCTATTCGCAACGCCTGCTGCGGGCGAGCCGGATGTACGGGAGGGCGTAG
- a CDS encoding ABC transporter ATP-binding protein, which produces MTEPLIDIRNLEIAYGGGHMRAVRGVSFALGQEKLGIVGESGSGKSTVGRAIMKLLPPTAVVSAERMTFRDVDLIKADERKMMTIRGRRIGLILQDPKYSLNPVMRIGEQIAETYRFHHPKVSAKQTYAQALAMLEAVQIRDPERVARLYPHEISGGMGQRVMIAMMLIAEPEVLIADEPTSALDVTVRLEILALLDELVARRNLGLIFISHDLNLIRNFCDRVLIMYAGRVVEVLEARDLDKAKHPYTQGLLASLPTIENPPARLPILTRDPAWLNDLAAEAPR; this is translated from the coding sequence ATGACAGAGCCCCTGATCGATATCCGCAACCTCGAAATCGCCTATGGCGGCGGCCACATGCGGGCGGTGCGCGGCGTCAGTTTCGCGCTCGGGCAGGAAAAACTCGGCATCGTCGGCGAATCCGGATCGGGAAAATCGACCGTCGGCCGGGCGATCATGAAACTGCTGCCGCCGACCGCGGTGGTCAGCGCCGAGCGGATGACCTTTCGCGACGTCGACCTCATCAAGGCGGACGAACGAAAGATGATGACGATCCGCGGGCGGCGGATCGGCCTGATCCTGCAGGACCCGAAATATTCGCTCAATCCGGTCATGCGCATCGGCGAACAGATCGCCGAGACCTACCGCTTCCACCATCCCAAGGTCAGCGCGAAACAGACCTACGCTCAAGCGCTCGCCATGCTCGAAGCGGTGCAGATCCGCGATCCCGAGCGCGTCGCCCGCCTCTATCCGCACGAAATATCGGGCGGCATGGGCCAGCGTGTGATGATCGCCATGATGCTGATCGCCGAACCAGAAGTGCTGATCGCCGACGAGCCGACTTCGGCGCTTGACGTCACCGTCAGGCTCGAGATCCTGGCCCTGCTTGACGAACTGGTCGCACGCCGCAATCTCGGCCTGATCTTCATCAGCCACGACCTCAACCTGATCCGAAATTTCTGCGATCGCGTGCTCATCATGTATGCCGGCCGCGTCGTGGAAGTGCTGGAGGCGCGCGATCTCGACAAGGCGAAACACCCCTATACGCAAGGGCTTCTGGCCTCCCTGCCGACGATAGAGAATCCGCCGGCCCGGCTGCCGATCCTGACGCGCGATCCCGCCTGGCTCAATGACCTGGCAGCGGAGGCGCCGCGATGA
- a CDS encoding ABC transporter permease, with protein sequence MTISSEDADAQTLGFRSWLRAPEPQGWFQSSMQQIHQGWLKFSLHPLGLAGLAIIVLLIVVATAAPLLTSYDPIVQDMAGRLAPPSAAHFLGTDNFGRDVFSRVIYGARTTLYIIMLVTIIVAPLGLLIGTVSGYFGGIVDEILMRVTDIFLSFPGLVLALGFAAALGPGITNAIIAISLTAWPPIARLARAETLSLRKADYIAAVRLQGATSLAIITRHILPMCIPSVIVRVTLNMAGIIITAAGLGFLGLGAQPPWPEWGSMAASGREFMLDSPWVIAAPGIAIALVSLAFNLVGDALRDVLDPRGSE encoded by the coding sequence ATGACGATCTCATCCGAAGACGCAGACGCCCAAACCCTCGGCTTTCGCAGCTGGCTGCGGGCGCCCGAGCCTCAGGGCTGGTTCCAGTCGTCGATGCAGCAGATCCACCAGGGCTGGCTGAAGTTCAGCCTGCACCCGCTGGGGCTGGCGGGCCTCGCCATCATCGTGCTCCTGATCGTCGTAGCGACGGCCGCCCCTCTGCTCACGAGCTACGATCCGATCGTGCAGGATATGGCCGGGCGACTGGCGCCGCCGTCGGCAGCCCATTTCCTCGGCACTGACAATTTCGGCCGCGACGTCTTTTCCAGGGTGATCTACGGCGCCCGCACGACGCTCTACATCATCATGCTGGTCACGATCATCGTCGCACCGCTCGGCCTGCTGATCGGCACGGTCTCGGGTTATTTCGGTGGTATCGTCGATGAAATCCTGATGCGCGTCACCGATATCTTCCTCTCCTTCCCCGGCCTCGTGCTGGCGCTCGGTTTTGCCGCAGCGCTCGGCCCGGGCATCACCAACGCCATCATCGCCATTTCGCTGACCGCCTGGCCGCCGATCGCTCGGCTGGCGCGCGCCGAAACACTCAGCCTGCGTAAGGCGGATTATATCGCCGCCGTGCGCCTGCAGGGCGCGACATCACTTGCGATCATCACCCGCCACATCCTACCGATGTGCATTCCCTCGGTGATCGTGCGCGTCACACTCAACATGGCCGGCATCATCATCACTGCCGCCGGTCTCGGCTTCCTCGGCCTCGGCGCGCAGCCGCCCTGGCCGGAATGGGGCTCGATGGCCGCCAGCGGCCGCGAGTTCATGCTCGACAGTCCCTGGGTGATCGCCGCGCCCGGTATCGCCATCGCACTGGTCAGCCTCGCCTTCAACCTCGTCGGCGATGCGCTTCGCGACGTGCTCGACCCGAGAGGTTCGGAATGA